In Synechococcus sp. KORDI-100, a single window of DNA contains:
- the bchI gene encoding magnesium chelatase ATPase subunit I — MSAPRKRRVFPFTAVIGQEEMKLALLLNVIDPRIGGVMIMGDRGTGKSTTIRALADLLPDIDVVAGDPYNSSPSDPDLQSSEIRQQLQEGQTLSTEPRQVPMVDLPLGATEDRLCGTIDIEKALSEGVRAFEPGLLAKANRGLLYVDEVNLLDDHLVDVLLDSAASGWNTVEREGVSVRHPARFVLIGSGNPEEGELRPQLLDRFGMSVEVRTVRDPELRVQVVDQRTAFDRDPDGFNSAVEGNQKALQDRVVEAQQRLDTVTIDEDLRLRISAVCGELNVDGLRGDIVTNRAARALAAFEGRVEVSEDDVARVASCCLRHRLRKDPLEQVDSGERVVKVFCKVFERSESSDRADFELAIAA, encoded by the coding sequence GTGAGTGCACCCCGGAAGCGCAGGGTCTTCCCTTTCACGGCCGTGATCGGTCAGGAGGAGATGAAACTGGCGCTTCTCCTCAACGTGATCGATCCGCGCATCGGCGGCGTGATGATCATGGGTGACCGGGGTACCGGGAAGTCAACCACCATCCGTGCTTTGGCAGATCTGTTGCCTGATATTGATGTCGTGGCTGGTGATCCCTACAACAGCTCTCCCAGCGATCCGGATCTGCAGAGCAGCGAAATCCGTCAACAACTGCAGGAGGGGCAAACCCTGTCAACGGAACCGCGCCAGGTTCCAATGGTGGATCTCCCGCTTGGGGCAACGGAAGATCGACTCTGCGGAACGATTGATATCGAAAAGGCGCTCAGTGAAGGAGTGCGTGCCTTCGAGCCGGGATTGCTGGCCAAAGCCAACCGAGGTTTGCTGTACGTCGACGAAGTGAACCTTCTCGACGACCATCTGGTCGACGTTCTCCTGGATTCGGCAGCATCAGGTTGGAACACGGTCGAACGTGAAGGCGTTTCGGTGCGACACCCCGCCCGTTTTGTGCTGATCGGCTCCGGGAACCCCGAAGAGGGTGAACTGCGTCCTCAGCTGCTCGACCGTTTCGGCATGAGCGTTGAAGTCCGCACAGTCCGCGATCCCGAACTGCGCGTTCAGGTGGTGGATCAACGCACCGCTTTTGATCGTGATCCCGACGGCTTCAACTCCGCAGTGGAAGGGAATCAGAAAGCTCTTCAGGATCGTGTGGTGGAGGCCCAGCAGCGGCTCGACACCGTGACCATTGATGAGGATCTGCGCTTGCGAATCTCAGCGGTCTGCGGCGAGCTGAATGTTGATGGCTTGCGAGGGGACATCGTGACCAATCGAGCCGCCAGGGCCCTGGCGGCCTTTGAAGGTCGCGTTGAGGTGAGTGAAGACGATGTGGCACGGGTCGCCTCCTGCTGTCTTCGCCATCGCTTGCGAAAGGATCCCCTGGAACAGGTGGATTCAGGTGAGCGGGTTGTGAAGGTGTTCTGCAAGGTGTTCGAGCGCAGTGAAAGCAGCGATCGCGCCGACTTTGAACTGGCCATCGCCGCCTGA
- a CDS encoding GuaB3 family IMP dehydrogenase-related protein: MDIQLGRSKVVRRAYGIDEIALVPGGRTVDPEVTDTTWTLGGIERSIPIIASAMDGVVDVDMAVRLSQLGALGVLNLEGVQTRYEDPNPVLDRIAAVGKDAFVPLMQELYSQPVQEQLIRQRIKQIKQNGGIAAVSGTPVAALKYKNAIAEAGADLFFVQATVVSTEHIGPEGRDKLDLESLCRDMGVPVVIGNCVTYDVAMQLMRAGAAGVLVGIGPGAACTSRGVLGVGIPQATAVADCSAARHDYLQESGRYVPIVADGGIVTGGDICKCIACGADAVMIGSPIARAEEAPGRGFHWGMATPSPVLPRGTRINVGSTGSLERILRGPALLDDGTHNLLGALKTSMGTLGARTLAEMQQVEVVVAPSLLTEGKVYQKAQQLGMGK; this comes from the coding sequence GTGGACATTCAGCTCGGACGCTCAAAGGTCGTTCGCCGCGCCTACGGAATTGATGAGATCGCACTCGTCCCTGGAGGGCGCACAGTCGATCCGGAAGTCACAGATACGACCTGGACGCTCGGTGGCATCGAACGATCGATCCCGATCATTGCCAGTGCCATGGACGGCGTGGTCGATGTGGACATGGCGGTTCGACTGTCCCAGCTGGGCGCCCTCGGTGTTCTGAATCTGGAGGGGGTTCAAACCCGTTACGAGGACCCCAATCCTGTTCTCGATCGCATTGCAGCGGTCGGCAAGGATGCGTTTGTGCCCCTGATGCAGGAGCTCTACAGCCAACCCGTTCAGGAACAGCTGATCCGGCAGCGCATCAAGCAGATCAAGCAGAACGGGGGAATTGCGGCCGTCAGCGGCACCCCGGTTGCAGCCCTGAAGTACAAAAACGCCATCGCTGAAGCCGGTGCGGACCTCTTCTTTGTTCAGGCCACTGTGGTGTCCACGGAACACATCGGGCCTGAAGGGCGGGACAAGCTCGATCTGGAATCGCTCTGTCGAGACATGGGTGTGCCTGTCGTCATCGGGAACTGCGTCACCTACGACGTGGCCATGCAGCTCATGCGCGCCGGCGCGGCAGGGGTCCTCGTCGGAATCGGACCCGGAGCCGCCTGCACCTCCCGGGGCGTTCTTGGCGTCGGCATCCCCCAGGCCACTGCAGTCGCGGATTGTTCTGCCGCTCGTCACGACTATCTGCAGGAGTCGGGCCGATACGTTCCCATCGTTGCGGATGGAGGCATCGTCACCGGAGGGGACATCTGCAAGTGCATCGCCTGCGGAGCTGACGCCGTCATGATCGGGTCCCCCATCGCCCGCGCTGAAGAGGCCCCTGGACGAGGTTTCCACTGGGGCATGGCGACCCCCAGCCCGGTACTCCCCCGGGGAACGAGGATCAATGTGGGCAGCACGGGCAGCCTGGAACGGATTCTGCGAGGTCCTGCACTCCTGGACGACGGAACCCACAATTTGCTTGGCGCACTGAAAACCTCGATGGGCACCCTCGGTGCCAGAACCCTTGCGGAGATGCAGCAGGTTGAGGTTGTAGTGGCACCGTCACTGCTGACTGAGGGCAAGGTGTACCAGAAAGCTCAACAACTGGGGATGGGCAAGTAA
- a CDS encoding CAAD domain-containing protein: MGSTEETQQPGPTPTPSPESTPLSTPVPSPVPSSAQTPEPKPAATLDPTFSSSVEIPAQEGAEGGEWDLLKDKLRQWFNGQDLEGLWKQWSTPIKLGLGLIVLIIVLNIYSGIVSTIDNLPLISGLLELTGLIWLINFLLRNMIRSADRKNVISDLRSRWSSITGR; the protein is encoded by the coding sequence ATGGGGTCGACCGAGGAGACGCAACAGCCAGGACCGACACCAACCCCTTCCCCGGAGTCAACGCCTCTGTCAACTCCAGTGCCGAGTCCAGTTCCATCTTCAGCACAGACCCCGGAGCCCAAGCCTGCCGCAACACTCGATCCCACCTTCTCCAGCAGCGTTGAGATTCCTGCGCAAGAGGGCGCGGAAGGTGGTGAATGGGATCTGCTGAAGGACAAGCTTCGCCAGTGGTTCAACGGCCAGGACCTCGAGGGTCTCTGGAAACAATGGAGCACGCCGATCAAGCTCGGCCTCGGCCTGATCGTTTTGATCATCGTGCTGAACATCTACAGCGGGATTGTCAGCACGATCGACAACCTGCCACTGATCTCCGGACTTCTCGAACTCACAGGCCTGATCTGGCTGATCAATTTTCTTCTGCGCAACATGATTCGCAGCGCCGACCGCAAGAACGTGATCAGTGACCTGCGATCCCGCTGGTCGAGCATCACAGGCCGCTGA
- the trxA gene encoding thioredoxin has protein sequence MSSAAAVTDASFEQDVLQSDVPVLVDFWAPWCGPCRMVAPIVEEIAKEFDGQIKVFKLNTDENPNVASQYGIRSIPTLMVFKGGQKVDTVVGAVPKATLSGTISKYL, from the coding sequence ATGTCCAGCGCCGCAGCTGTTACCGACGCCTCCTTCGAACAGGACGTGTTGCAGAGTGACGTGCCGGTGCTGGTGGACTTCTGGGCCCCCTGGTGTGGTCCCTGCCGGATGGTGGCCCCGATCGTTGAGGAGATCGCCAAGGAATTCGACGGTCAGATCAAGGTGTTCAAGCTCAACACCGACGAGAACCCCAACGTCGCCAGCCAGTACGGAATCCGCAGCATTCCGACTCTGATGGTGTTCAAAGGCGGCCAGAAAGTTGACACCGTCGTCGGTGCCGTTCCCAAGGCAACGCTCAGCGGCACCATCTCGAAATACCTCTGA
- a CDS encoding serine hydrolase produces the protein MTTSRPSKRAAGWGRPMRLVLRLILMGIGLGVLTGSALKVLAPQVRNQQISLPEWISSQAWLSGLTPDEDNPGTSSAEPLRSRDGDAGLPLGRFEPKQEITALSEKWKQLAAQQKDLKTSAYMLILDDGRFAQLEAERPMPAASSIKTPILLASLELVDSGDLQWNEPLTLTKELIGGGAGWMASKPVGSRFPTFEVATEMIRVSDNSATNLLIERVGGQAAINARFQALGLPATEVNNWLPDLDGTNTTSARDLSRSIALVDSGETLSPRSRDLFREVMSTSVTDTLLPTGLLQGVGGAQGSPNESLARKGYHVYNKTGDIGIAYADAGLIELPDGRRAVAGFLVQGPFNDPRSTNMIRALAKAMAPHLKPLPAPPRPTPETSP, from the coding sequence TTGACGACTAGCCGACCATCCAAGCGAGCCGCGGGATGGGGACGACCCATGCGGCTGGTTCTGCGTCTGATCCTGATGGGCATCGGGCTGGGGGTGCTGACGGGCTCTGCCCTGAAAGTGCTGGCGCCACAGGTCCGCAATCAGCAGATATCACTGCCCGAATGGATCAGTTCTCAGGCCTGGTTGTCCGGGTTGACGCCTGACGAGGACAATCCCGGAACCTCATCTGCAGAACCCCTTCGCAGCCGCGATGGTGACGCGGGACTGCCTCTTGGACGCTTCGAGCCGAAACAGGAAATCACAGCCCTTTCGGAGAAATGGAAACAGCTGGCGGCTCAGCAGAAGGATCTCAAGACCAGCGCTTACATGCTGATCCTGGATGATGGTCGGTTTGCCCAACTCGAGGCTGAGCGGCCGATGCCGGCGGCAAGTTCGATCAAGACCCCGATTCTGCTGGCATCCCTTGAACTGGTTGACAGCGGCGATCTGCAGTGGAATGAACCGTTGACCCTGACCAAGGAACTGATTGGTGGTGGGGCCGGTTGGATGGCCTCAAAGCCGGTCGGAAGCCGCTTTCCAACATTTGAGGTGGCGACGGAAATGATTCGTGTCAGTGATAACTCCGCCACGAATCTGTTGATTGAACGGGTGGGGGGTCAAGCGGCCATCAACGCCCGCTTCCAGGCCCTCGGACTGCCTGCGACAGAGGTCAACAACTGGCTGCCAGACCTCGATGGCACCAATACCACCAGCGCCCGCGATCTCAGTCGCTCCATCGCGCTGGTGGACAGCGGCGAAACCCTCAGCCCCAGGAGCCGGGATCTCTTTCGCGAAGTGATGTCGACGTCGGTGACGGACACGCTCCTACCCACAGGCCTGCTGCAGGGGGTTGGTGGCGCCCAGGGTTCGCCGAATGAAAGCCTGGCTCGCAAGGGCTATCACGTTTACAACAAAACCGGTGACATCGGGATTGCCTACGCCGACGCAGGGCTGATCGAACTACCGGACGGACGCCGTGCCGTTGCAGGCTTCCTGGTCCAGGGGCCCTTCAACGACCCACGTTCCACCAACATGATTCGCGCACTGGCTAAAGCCATGGCTCCTCATCTCAAACCCCTGCCGGCACCCCCCCGTCCGACCCCCGAAACCTCGCCATGA
- the ruvC gene encoding crossover junction endodeoxyribonuclease RuvC, whose translation MRILGIDPGLARVGYGVIDVTESRRQMLDCGIIRTEPGCSDGERMVEIARDLRVLIRRWGPQQAAVEKFFFYRSSNTINVVQARGVIMMTLARFKLPVVEFPPMQIKLALAGFGHADKDEVLDAVMRELNLSEPPRPDDAADALAVALTGWFQR comes from the coding sequence TTGCGAATCCTGGGCATCGACCCCGGTCTGGCCCGGGTGGGCTACGGGGTCATCGACGTGACGGAGAGTCGGCGACAGATGCTCGACTGCGGAATCATCCGAACCGAACCGGGATGTTCGGATGGGGAAAGGATGGTGGAAATCGCCCGTGATCTGCGTGTGCTGATCCGCCGTTGGGGGCCGCAACAAGCTGCTGTCGAAAAATTCTTTTTCTACCGCTCAAGCAACACCATCAATGTGGTGCAGGCGAGAGGAGTGATCATGATGACCCTGGCACGATTCAAGCTGCCGGTTGTTGAATTCCCACCGATGCAGATCAAGTTGGCCCTGGCCGGCTTCGGACATGCTGATAAAGACGAAGTGCTCGACGCAGTGATGCGAGAACTCAACCTGTCGGAACCTCCACGACCCGATGATGCCGCCGATGCCCTGGCGGTGGCACTCACCGGTTGGTTTCAGCGGTAA
- a CDS encoding DUF3104 domain-containing protein, whose protein sequence is MADVDTGVIRWVNADCIEQILMPITSEFARV, encoded by the coding sequence GTGGCTGACGTCGATACAGGAGTCATCCGCTGGGTCAACGCCGACTGCATCGAGCAAATCCTTATGCCCATCACAAGTGAGTTTGCACGCGTATGA
- a CDS encoding cytochrome c, giving the protein MSEPTSTAVSQDDDAQVDGGRGLIAALVVLAAAACVVLLLWVLGNARQDPYLRATLELQGSVDHGGQLFRINCAGCHGLAGQGLLGPSLVGISQRSSDPRVVHQIVSGETPPMPSFQMEPSSMADLLAYLRTLR; this is encoded by the coding sequence GTGTCGGAGCCGACATCAACTGCTGTAAGTCAGGACGATGACGCCCAAGTCGACGGTGGTCGTGGATTGATCGCCGCCCTGGTCGTTCTTGCAGCTGCAGCCTGCGTGGTGCTGCTTCTTTGGGTGCTGGGCAATGCCCGTCAGGATCCCTACCTGAGGGCCACCCTTGAACTTCAGGGTTCCGTCGACCATGGCGGCCAGCTGTTCCGGATCAACTGCGCTGGCTGCCATGGCCTGGCAGGGCAGGGATTGCTTGGTCCAAGCCTGGTGGGGATCAGTCAACGAAGCTCGGATCCGCGAGTGGTTCACCAGATCGTGAGTGGAGAAACACCGCCCATGCCGAGCTTTCAGATGGAGCCGTCATCGATGGCTGATCTACTCGCCTATCTGCGAACGCTGCGTTGA
- the hisH gene encoding imidazole glycerol phosphate synthase subunit HisH: MGRQTLTIGLIDYGMGNLHSVRRSLERLGCGVMEIRSEADLTSPNALILPGVGAFDPAMDNLESTGLVPHLKTWVRDGGPLLGICLGLQLLFESSEEGVRQGLGLLPGRVERLPDDPRERIPHMGWAPLNPVMDCPLLRRGDPTAWVYFVHSYAAVPSADEDILAATAPFGDRSVTAMVWHNRVGACQFHPEKSADCGSLMLKRWLSWLRTIQPEGSTRDQP, from the coding sequence TTGGGGCGTCAAACTCTGACGATCGGTTTGATCGATTACGGAATGGGGAACCTCCATTCCGTCAGACGATCTCTGGAACGGCTGGGATGTGGCGTGATGGAAATCCGCTCCGAAGCAGATCTGACGTCTCCGAACGCCCTGATTCTTCCGGGAGTCGGAGCCTTCGACCCTGCGATGGACAACCTGGAATCCACCGGGCTGGTTCCCCATCTGAAGACCTGGGTTAGGGATGGCGGACCCCTTCTTGGAATCTGCCTTGGGCTTCAACTGCTGTTCGAAAGCAGCGAGGAAGGTGTCCGTCAGGGATTGGGGTTGCTGCCAGGTCGCGTTGAGCGTCTTCCGGATGATCCACGCGAGCGCATTCCCCACATGGGCTGGGCCCCTCTCAATCCCGTCATGGATTGCCCTCTGCTACGACGGGGGGATCCAACGGCCTGGGTGTATTTCGTGCATTCCTACGCCGCTGTTCCCAGCGCCGACGAGGACATCCTGGCTGCCACTGCTCCCTTCGGAGACAGGTCAGTCACTGCCATGGTCTGGCACAACCGTGTGGGAGCCTGTCAATTCCATCCCGAGAAATCGGCGGACTGTGGCTCTCTGATGCTGAAACGCTGGCTGAGCTGGCTCAGGACGATTCAGCCTGAAGGAAGCACCCGAGATCAGCCCTGA
- a CDS encoding AbrB family transcriptional regulator has translation MLTGSELLAKVKDLGDVPKSDLVKACGYVSTKKDGGERLNFTAFYEALLEAKGVSLATGGTAGIGKGGRKLSYVATVQGNGNLLIGKAYTAMLDLKPGDNFEIKLGKKAIRLIPEGGASDDGEE, from the coding sequence ATGCTTACAGGTTCCGAACTTCTTGCCAAAGTCAAAGACTTAGGTGATGTCCCCAAGTCTGACCTTGTTAAAGCCTGTGGCTATGTCTCTACAAAGAAGGACGGCGGTGAGCGCTTGAATTTCACAGCCTTCTATGAGGCTCTCCTGGAAGCAAAGGGTGTGAGTCTGGCGACAGGTGGCACTGCTGGTATTGGTAAAGGTGGTCGCAAGCTCAGCTATGTGGCGACCGTTCAGGGCAATGGAAATCTGCTGATCGGCAAGGCCTACACGGCGATGCTGGACCTCAAGCCAGGCGACAACTTTGAGATCAAGCTTGGCAAAAAAGCCATCCGTCTGATTCCTGAGGGTGGTGCTTCAGACGACGGAGAGGAGTGA
- a CDS encoding DUF3370 domain-containing protein, with protein MRLPALLSATLICLSGGLTEASFAADDTLRRQEVRPLPGRLDSVLMVNDNNPELIKDDGILLSTFPSTDGAGLDVELNGRFDLFSHHVYAGDDDSLESTLWLAVLAAPLGEHPVDLKLLEGSTSLSQATQPGQTAAPFLPLPTLIRETSDVIAAGPGSRVAGDLLKRRRATELSTGSWRLQPGAPTTLLVLPIPVAGLDPLLNGRNLQLRLHSSGPVALATLAARGPNKTPPPAERWTELLSSGRLSPKEHSPTERGAKGKMIYSRVSGVQIGSGWRSRITDPGSPLLEVPSEPLSWPISSLERGSLGTQQVQTAELKGLYPQTAWAAHGNYGVDYDLTLPLKNTQNRAVTLEIALESPLKTDRPVGGLTFRKTNSGPVMFRGPLEVSGLHDRDGQSLGVQTIHLVLRQGQQGPALGRITLGPGEQRDVSVRLIYPADATPPQVLTIQPVKQSTSSSVQIP; from the coding sequence ATGAGACTGCCAGCCCTGCTTTCGGCAACATTGATCTGTCTGTCTGGAGGGTTGACGGAAGCATCCTTCGCAGCCGACGACACACTGCGCCGCCAGGAGGTGAGGCCATTACCAGGACGGCTGGATTCGGTCCTGATGGTCAATGACAACAACCCCGAGCTGATCAAGGACGATGGCATTCTTCTCTCCACCTTTCCAAGCACCGATGGGGCAGGTCTGGATGTTGAACTGAATGGACGATTTGACCTGTTCAGCCATCACGTCTACGCAGGCGATGACGACAGCCTGGAATCAACGTTGTGGCTGGCGGTTCTGGCAGCCCCACTCGGTGAACATCCCGTCGATCTGAAACTGCTTGAGGGCAGCACCTCTCTTTCCCAGGCAACGCAACCAGGTCAGACCGCTGCCCCTTTTCTGCCTCTGCCAACCCTGATCCGGGAGACCAGCGACGTGATCGCCGCCGGACCAGGCAGTCGGGTTGCCGGTGACCTCCTGAAGCGTCGCCGGGCAACCGAGCTCTCCACGGGCAGCTGGCGGCTCCAGCCCGGGGCACCAACAACATTGCTGGTTCTCCCAATTCCAGTCGCAGGACTGGACCCGCTGCTCAATGGCCGCAACCTTCAGCTGCGCCTGCACAGCTCAGGGCCTGTCGCTCTGGCCACCCTGGCCGCCAGGGGACCCAACAAGACTCCCCCACCGGCGGAGCGCTGGACTGAATTGCTGAGCAGCGGACGGCTCAGCCCCAAGGAACACAGCCCGACAGAGCGTGGAGCCAAGGGCAAGATGATTTATTCCAGAGTCAGCGGCGTTCAGATTGGCAGCGGCTGGCGCAGCAGGATCACAGACCCTGGCAGCCCTCTTCTGGAGGTTCCCTCAGAGCCACTGTCATGGCCGATCAGCAGCCTTGAGCGAGGGTCTCTGGGAACCCAGCAGGTGCAGACGGCCGAGCTCAAAGGTCTTTACCCGCAAACAGCATGGGCTGCTCACGGGAACTACGGCGTCGACTACGACCTGACACTCCCCCTGAAAAACACCCAGAACCGAGCAGTGACGCTTGAAATCGCTCTGGAATCTCCGCTCAAGACCGATCGCCCTGTCGGTGGCCTGACGTTTCGCAAGACCAACAGCGGACCGGTCATGTTTCGCGGACCACTCGAAGTGTCGGGGCTTCACGACCGTGATGGACAGTCCCTGGGAGTGCAGACCATCCACCTCGTTCTGCGTCAGGGTCAGCAAGGGCCTGCCCTGGGACGCATCACCTTGGGGCCTGGTGAACAACGGGACGTCAGCGTGCGACTCATTTATCCCGCTGACGCCACTCCGCCTCAGGTGCTCACCATCCAGCCTGTGAAACAATCCACTTCGTCTTCAGTTCAGATCCCGTGA
- the petG gene encoding cytochrome b6-f complex subunit V — MIEPLLCGIVLGLIPVTLMGLFVAAWNQYRRGDSALGG, encoded by the coding sequence ATGATCGAACCTCTTCTGTGTGGAATTGTTCTGGGATTGATCCCTGTCACACTGATGGGTCTGTTTGTGGCGGCCTGGAATCAGTATCGACGGGGCGACAGTGCTCTCGGGGGCTGA
- a CDS encoding RNA methyltransferase produces the protein MVVLVEPAGPLNVGSVARLCANFGVQSLRLVNPQCDHQSEDARRMAVHGCDLLDHATVHHSLLNALSGCRRAVATCGRIDHGEIPLLTSDQALAWLLSSGDGPTGETQPVAVVFGREDRGLSNSELRLCQRVLSLHSDATYPSLNLSHAVAVVLHEMNRLQRHSMVSQPEGPDPAPAAVMSDFLKDAESLLLEVGYLLPHTASARMAKVNDLLQRATTGREEVALLRGMVRQLRWAVRARRP, from the coding sequence GTGGTCGTTCTGGTTGAGCCGGCCGGTCCACTCAACGTGGGGAGTGTGGCCAGACTCTGCGCCAACTTCGGCGTGCAGTCCCTGCGGCTTGTGAATCCTCAATGTGATCATCAGAGCGAAGACGCCCGACGCATGGCCGTTCACGGTTGCGACTTGCTGGATCACGCAACAGTCCATCACTCACTGCTGAATGCCTTGTCGGGCTGCCGCAGGGCGGTGGCCACCTGCGGACGGATCGACCATGGAGAGATCCCCCTGCTGACATCTGATCAAGCCCTGGCCTGGTTGCTCAGCAGCGGAGATGGTCCGACCGGTGAAACCCAGCCGGTCGCCGTCGTCTTCGGCCGTGAAGACCGTGGACTGAGCAACAGTGAACTGCGGCTGTGCCAGAGAGTTCTCAGCCTGCACAGCGATGCGACGTATCCATCGCTGAACCTGTCCCATGCCGTGGCTGTGGTGCTTCATGAGATGAATCGGCTGCAGCGCCACTCGATGGTCAGCCAACCGGAAGGACCGGATCCTGCTCCGGCAGCTGTGATGAGCGACTTCCTCAAGGATGCCGAAAGCCTTCTGCTGGAGGTGGGGTATCTCCTGCCTCACACCGCCTCGGCACGCATGGCGAAAGTGAATGATCTGCTGCAGCGAGCCACGACAGGCCGTGAGGAGGTTGCTTTGCTGCGAGGGATGGTTCGTCAGCTGCGATGGGCCGTTCGGGCCAGACGCCCCTAA